A single window of Coffea eugenioides isolate CCC68of chromosome 7, Ceug_1.0, whole genome shotgun sequence DNA harbors:
- the LOC113776760 gene encoding amino acid transporter AVT1I-like yields MEMASVTAGDGQSTCMQSCYNMIAAFLGVGILTLPYALSIAGWLGLLLFIAVAMVCCRTALLLERCMRGNESDVQSYGDMGYKAFGRSGRIVASLIGSTELYLSSISLLLLVSENLNYLFPHTVFYLGHLKLGEKKLFTVCTALVMLPTLFSTNVTKLSFISGLGTLGIFVIILAMLWVGGTSGYGFQDRAKVVSWKDAIEDGLPKQYKKQLICIVIRFILLIITTLIACFFPYFESLMAIVGSFSVVLTSLLFPCCCYLKLRGGEKFNVKFIEILGIIVFGIMTGVTGLYFVVFDLVHGAG; encoded by the exons ATGGAGATGGCTTCTGTAACTGCTGGTGATGGACAAAGCACTTGCATGCAATCATGTTACAACATGATTGCTGCATTTTTAG GGGTTGGCATTTTAACACTGCCATATGCACTGTCCATCGCTGGTTGGCTTGGCTTATTACTATTTATTGCGGTTGCAATGGTATGCTGTCGGACAGCTCTCCTGCTTGAGCGTTGCATGCGCGGTAATGAATCAGATGTTCAGAGCTATGGTGACATGGGTTATAAAGCATTTGGAAGGTCAGGGAGAATAGTGGCCTCACTAATAGGGAGCACAGAACTCTATCTGAGTTCTATCAGCCTACTGCTGTTGGTGTCTGAGAATCTAAATTATTTGTTTCCCCACACAGTCTTCTACCTTGGACACCTAAAACTTGGGGAAAAGAAGTTGTTCACAGTTTGCACTGCTTTAGTGATGCTTCCAACTTTATTCTCAACAAATGTTACAAAATTATCATTCATAAGTGGTTTGGGGACACTAGGGATTTTTGTAATAATATTGGCTATGCTTTGGGTTGGAGGTACTAGTGGATATGGATTTCAAGACCGAGCAAAAGTTGTTTCATGGAAAG ATGCTATCGAGGATGGACTACCAAAGCAATATAAGAAACAGTTAATTTGTATTGTCATAAGATTTATTCTCCTAATTATCACAACCCTGATTGCTTGTTTTTTCCCTTATTTCGAGTCTCTGATGGCGATCGTGGGGTCATTTTCTGTGGTTTTGACATCATTATTGTTCCCCTGCTGCTGCTACTTGAAGCTAAGAGGAGGTGAAAAATTCAATGTCAAGTTTATAGAGATACTTGGAATAATAGTGTTTGGTATAATGACTGGGGTTACAGGATTATACTTTGTTGTCTTTGATCTTGTCCACGGTGCTGGTTAA